The Parus major isolate Abel chromosome 12, Parus_major1.1, whole genome shotgun sequence genome segment CAGCGCCTCCCGCCCGCGTGTCCCCACACACCCGCGCCCCCACACACACCCGCACCCTCCAGCCCTACGCACCTGNNNNNNNNNNNNNNNNNNNNNNNNNNNNNNNNNNNNNNNNNNNNNNNNNNNNNNNNNNNNNNNNNNNNNNNNNNNNNNNNNNNNNNNNNNNNNNNNNNNNNNNNNNNNNNNNNNNNNNNNNNNNNNNNNNNNNNNNNNNNNNNNNNNNNNNNNNNNNNNNNNNNNNNNNNNNNNNNNNNNNNNNNNNNNNNNNNNNNNNNNNNNNNNNNNNNNNNNNNNNNNNNNNNNNNNNNNNNNNNNNNNNNNNNNNNNNNNNNNNNNNNNNNNNNNNNNNNNNNNNNNNNNNNNNNNNNNNNNNNNNNNNNNNNNNNNNNNNNNNNNNNNNNNNNNNNNNNNNNNNNNNNNNNNNNNNNNNNNNNNNNNNNNNNNNNNNNNNNNNNNNNNNNNNNNNNNNNNNNNNNNNNNNNNNNNNNNNNNNNNNNNNNNNNNNNNNNNNNNNNNNNNNNNNNNNNNNNNNNNNNNNNNNNNNNNNNNNNNNNNNCGCCAGCGCTCGCGCCCGCCAGGCGGCGCCACGCGAGCTCCCGCGCTGGCCGTCAATGAGCGGCCCGTCTACCGTGACGTCACGGTCCGGAGACCAATGGGCGTGCAGTTCCGCATGAGGTTACACCCAGCAGCCAATGAGCGCCCGCTCATCCATGAGGTCACGGGCTGCTGTAGGATGTCACACACCGCTGACCAATGAGGTGTCCCCTCATCCATGAAGTCATGTGCTGCTCCTTGAAGTCACAGCATGACCACCAGTGAGCACCTGCCTCCTCCATGACGTCAGAGTCTGCCCCAGGACATCACACCATGTAAGCCGATAAGCACCCCCCCCTCCATGATGTTCAAGAACATCACACCTTGCCTGCCAATGAGGATCTTGCACCATTGTGAGGTCATGCACTGCCTTGTGATGTCACACTCAGTGAtggtgctgctccctgcaggtcACAGGCAGCCCCACAATGTCACTGGCTACTGCCCAATGAGCACCCTGCTACCTCATGAGGTCAAGGCAGTCGCTGTCAGCCAGGCCATGAGCACACGCCTCACTGTGAGGTCACACGCTTGCTGATGAGGTGATGGAGCCCCAGCCGATACCCACCCTCTCCTTCCCACAACCACCCCGAGCCCAGCAGTGACCGCCACTGCTCTTCAGTGCCACCACAGTGCCGAGCCAAGGGGCTCCCGGTGTCCCCAAGCGCCAGTCTCAGCCAGCCCCGAGCAATGGTCGCGCTGTGGCTGtgtgagctcagagctgcccgTGGCGTCAGAGAGCAGCGGTGCCTGTGGGAGCGCCCAGCCCCGCCCCGCCGTTAATGAGGGGCGCTAATTAACGGGGCCGGTGCCCGTGGGCGGAGGGACGCGCTGCCACCGCCGGtcccctgctgccaccctgcGGCTCGGACCCCGCCTCGGGGGGACCCCAGCGGGGACAAAAAATTGCTCCCgggagccccagccctgccggTAGCTTTTAAAAAGCGGCTGCTTTTTATGGGCTGTGAGTCAACACACACGCGCTAAATCCTAAAATAAACGTGAAACTGGGTCCAGCCTCACCTCGGAGCGCACGGAAATAGCAACCGGCACCAATAAGCCCCAGGAACAAGGGAGCTCAGCCCCTTCCCCGCCCCTTCTGtagcccccagcccagggaaaggGATGCTGGCGCTGGAGGTTACTGCTGTGACCTCCGAGGAGCAGATACGGGATGTGAAAGGTGTAATATGGAATTAAAAGAGCTTTGGAAGACATGAGAGTACTGAGTAAGAGAACAAAACAACTTCAGTTCTGGCCGGGGGCAACAGATGTGCAGTAAACCAGAACAAAAACACATCAGAAACAGCCCAGCAGCAACAAGTCTATGGAAAGTAAGAGTGTGGGAGTGGATGAAAAGAGGCCAGGACTTAGCAGGTGgccagaaaacacaaaaagaaaagtttggtttgtttggattttttcctgagGTGATGTGTCCCCCAAACACAGGAGACTCAAAACATCCACCTTGAATGCAGCAGAGGGTGGAGTAGCTACCAGTAACAGCGCTGGTGCAGGTGGTGCCCAGACAAGGTGCTCAACTCTCAGATTAAACTTGCCATGATGTAAAAACAGCCCAAAAAACTCTTCTCAACCCCTCCACTGCAGGCTGGGATTTGTTCTCCCGTTATGGGCAgacacagcccctgctctccAGCACCCCAGCAGAGAAGGCCATATCCCCCACCACCCCCAGCCCTTCAGTGCTGCCTTCTTAAAATGGTCTTCCTGAACTGGAGAGATCCAGAGCAAGTCTCACATTTTACAGGCACTTGCTACTTACCTCGAAGAGACAaggacaggacagagcaggCTTGCTGTACACCCTCTCCCAggtttctctgctgcagaattCATTTTGCTCGATTAAGtctcccctcccttttcccccaagatttttttctcccagccctCTGACCCCTCTCCTGGCTCCTCCAAACTCTCCCCCCATCCCACTTAATTCTGCAGTCAGCCTCAGGTGATGCAGGTGAGACAACAGCTCATGCTCTGCAGGGCTTTGCCTTGTTcacttccctggggatgggCATCACTGTCTGCATGGCTTCACCCCACCACTGTCCTTCCCTGCACAAGGGGGCTGTCTCCCAAGAGGTGGCATGCCAAAGGAACCTGAAGGGTTGAGCATATCCACCACCCTACATTCAGCACCCAAGCTCAGACCTCCAGCCTGAGGTGCAATAGGCTGGAAAATGCTCAGAAGCCAGTTAAATTAACAAGTCTGCAcagtaatgtattttatttcctaaaaacatgtttttagcCAGTCCAGGTACTACAGATTcgagcctggagcagctggaaataGGAAATGTCAGATTTGTACAGTAGAGTGCTTTATTAGGTGCCTCACCACATCTGTTCCTTGCAGCTCTGACAGCCCTGCTTCAGGTGTGGATCTCCTGTTCCAAGGCTGCAAGCTGAAGAACCCAGACAGGTTCAGTCCCTCCAGTCTCCCCCTCCCCTGAAGGGAGCCATTCTTCAGCACTTCTCCAGGCCATTCCAAACCCTCTAATAATAAGGTAGAAGAgctacaaaataataaaaatactctacactcttatttaaaaatagaaattaataaacaaGTTTCACACCAACACGTGCCAAGCACAGAGGCCAGCACACTGATCTCTCCAAGTGGAGCAGGGGGTCACCCCAATACTTTCCTTCCAAGTCAGTAGGTTCAGCCTGCAAGACCACTCTGGACAGAGCAGGGCAACACAGCTCTTAAGTCCACCTGTGGATCTCCCCAGCCCCAACAGGCCTGTGGGTGAGGGAAGGTGTTTAATTTGATGATGAATATACAGACACTTGACAGCCACACAGGTTGCTCAACACGTTTCTTCCTCCAGTAAACTTTCTTGGACCTATTTACACCTGGCATGGAGCTGTCCAGgtcccttctccctcctgctctccagacTGACATCCCAGACACCCTTCCTGCGCCTCCTGCTTGTGGCTGCATCCAAGAAGTGCAGTGCCACCACGTGCCAGAGagcccaaagcagcagcaactgcagagctctgaggtGGCCAGAAGGCAAATGCCTGTTAACTCTGCatgaaaaaaggaggaaggaatggTAATATGAGGAGGGTAACTGTCCAGCTATTAGCCAGAGGCTTGGCCTCCAGAGGCTTACTGCAAGGGCAGGATTCTCCACAGGGCAACATCAGTGCTTTGCAAACAGTACCCCAGGCAGTGGTGGCTGCACATTGCCTTGTGCCAGGCTCTGGACAAGTGTGTTCTGCCCTGCAGCTTCTTCCAAGTCTCTCCCAGGAAGTCAGGGGCTCTCACAGCAGGAAAGTGTCCATtctggcctggctgctgctggaggaaaatgcagaagaagCTGCAGATGCTGGTCTGGAGACCTTCTTCTTGCTCCTAACTGATAATGGACGGATTTCTGCCAGGTTTGTCTGGAAGTAAAACTGTCAAGGCAAGCACAGATCAGTGCCCTGGGAACACAAGTTATCCAACACCTGCTGCAGTCCAGCCTGAACCACAGACCTGGGACCCAGCCATGTATCTGCATCCAAGGAAAAACtccctgaaggacaggatgggCTTTGCTACCTTctcacaggagcagagctcGGACACATGCCTGTCCCATGTGCCAGGGAACATTTCCCAAACAGGGGGTTTTGCCTGGATATTTGGAAACATCTCTTCTCTAAACAGGTGGTCAAACACTgcaacaggctgcccaggcaaAGTGGTGGAAGTCCCTGAATTGTTGGTTAGGGACATGGATTAGTGGTGGGCTTGCTAATGCcaggttaatggttggactctgATCTTAAGAGCTCTTCTCCAACATGAATGATTCCACGATTCTATGCTATCCCCTTCCACCCAAACCAGCATTTTAACACCCTATTGGAGTTGCAAGACCTCCTGAGCCACGACACTGTGCAGTTAAAGACAAAGcagccagagcctgcagctTCCCATGGCAGAGCAATCccgaggcaggagcagctccacagctgggGGTGAGCTCAGCCCAGGCACTCCTCACCACAGTGGAGCAGTAGCATCCTGCAGGAATGAGGGCTCTGGCTGCACAGGCTGGCAGGCACACAGCCAGAAGAGGCTGTGCCACACTGCTGCTCTAAGATCTCAAGGGCACAGGCAGTCCCTGCAAATTGTACTGATTTCTAGCTGATGTGCTCCTCTGAGCCAGCCACAAGTGCTCTCAGAAAGTTCAGGTCCTTGACGCCTTTGCTGAGCTCAGATTTGTTCAGAGAGAAATCAGATCATTCCTTGAGGATCCCAAGTCAATTTTTTTGTTGAGACCaaagagaaggaacagaaatgagATGCCCACAGCATCAGTAGTGCCACATAAGCCGCAGGAAAGGATACTGGCTCTATGAATTTTGTTCTGCCTCCCATGCCATCGTAGCCCGTCCTCACCTaggagagagaaacaaattagtctggagcagcacacagagcctTGGCTACCTCTCCTCATGTTGGTTATGGGGAAGGGGGAGTCCTGCAGACCACAGCTTCTGGAGAGGGGTTAAAGGCACTTGGAAACAGTCACTTCTTGTGCTAATCCCTCActttcagaaaaagacaaaCCCGTGGGTATTAACAGTTTGGGAATACTGGGCACTTTTTCAGACAGGCCGAGCTAGGCTTAGGATTTTGTCACTGGGATTGAGGAATACAAAAACACCCCAAGCTCCAAGGAGGTGGAGGAATAGGACATTGAGAGCCACTTAGTCTGCTGCCAGGAAGGGAATGAGCATCTgtcatccctggagctctgcaggactGGGACGTAGCCAGGTTGTGCtctgagatttattttccaCACACTGTATGTGACAAGGTAAAAGCCTCATTTGCTTCCTCTTTCAGGGTCAGTTCAGGACagaggtggcagtgccagccttgGGCACACTCACCAACTGGACAGGCATACTCACAGAGCCCATGTTCTTGTGGGAACCCAGCAAACCACTCAAAGATGGCTTCTTGGAGAGAACAGAGTTCCTGATGAACGCTGGCAAGAGTCCTTTAAGAGCATCATCCTCCAGATCATCTGCCCCGTTCTGTCCCacaaaataacaagaaaagCCCTTTAACCAGCACAGTTTGCTGAATGGAATCCACATACAGGCAGCACTAATAACACAGACAGCTATTTAAGGTAATGGTTACTGCCATACCACATGTCAGGTTGAAAACCAGCACCTTCCAACCTCCCACTGAGGCTTATGTGGAACAGTACCCAGGAGGCAGGAGGCTGCCCCCAGCAAGTCTGGGCAAGCAGCCACCTCAGCTGACCCACAGCCCTTGTGGTCAGCTCCAGGTGGTGGTTGTGAAGCACATCTGGGGCAGAATCATCAGCAAGAAGCAGGTGGGTCCCCAccctcccttctcctgcaggagGCCTGAGGCAGCAACAGTATTTCTACTAGACCATCAAGGAAAACACTTTGAAGCACAGACTGGTTTTATAGAAGGCTGGTCTATGGCCACAAGGGAGAAAATAGATTCTTTATCCCAAGCTTATTAACATCAGAATCAAAGAGGCGACACAGAAAAATCGAGATTAGTCCTTTTACCTCCACAGTTTCCTTCAGAACTTTCTTCGCCAGATTTACCACAGGAGGCCTGTAAGGAGCCCAAGGAGCAAATCAGCAGAGATTTATTGTTCAAGTGGAGCTGGCAAGGACAGACAAGGCCAAGCAAATGACGACAAAGCTTGCAGCACGCCATCAGGCAGCTGGAGAGCTATCTGATCTCACACAGCAACTTCCAAAGCAGGGAGACTTTGATCTCCTTTAGAAGcagaaagaggagggaaaactCACGACTTTTTATCCAGCTTCTGCCTTTTTGTAGGGCCgaagggagctgtgcagggctggtgctCAGGGGTGTCCACATCGTAAGTAGCATCTAGATTGATCTCATTGCTGTTGGCTGGGCGGTGGAGCTTTGGATGCTGCAGATCCACAGGAGTAGGACTGCAAGGCCAGGAAAAACATCAATCACTGAGCCACTTCCTGCCACccaggggaaggcagagctgcaccCCACAACACTGAGTGCTCAGACAgaagtggcagcaggagcagagccccatTCTGCTCACACTTCAAAGAAAGGACAATCTGAACCCCAGAGTTTAAATTCAACGTCCCAAATTACTGCTCCCCCTCAAATGCTGAGCGCTGTaacagcagcacccagagcctAGGAATCACACTGacacactgctgctctgtggacACAACCCAGCTTGCTCTGCTGGGGTAACAGCATAGGCTCCTCAAGAAAGGCTGAATAAAAGCAGATGTCATTTTTCAGGCTAGATTCCTCTGTCTAGCTAAGATCTTTGGTCCCCACACACCAGTGCACACTCATCACAAGGCCAACTCTAAAGCAATGAGAAGAGCAGCTTTAGGGATGTTTCCCAGGCAGGACACAGTGACAAAGACTTTGTCAAAACTCAAGCCATTCCTCCACCCCTCTTGACCCAAACCCTCCAAGACTTTTTCCATGTAAACCAAAATCATCTCATCAACCACAAGAAAAAGGATATAAAGAACAAAACTGCCATCTGCAACACCTGCCAGACTAGTACATCTCTGCTTTCTCAGACAGTTAAACAGTCAGCTCTGTTTAAAGCTGTCATCTCCATGCCTGCATTGTGTCTGAGGATGCAGCTCACTAACCTTTCAAAGACTAGCCGACTGAGTGTTTCCCTGGTTACAGATGGGACCTTCAGAGTATCCTGCAGGATGTCTATCTTCTTCTTCAAACtctggagagaaaagggaaagcaggcagtgtaacagggaaaaaaattagcagtAGATACTTTGTCCCTTTTCCATAAATCAGCATCAGGTGGAGCTCAGAGGCAGGCTGGGAAATTTAGTCACTGAGCAAAAGCCAGCAGAACTCCTGGCTTTGCAGCTGCAGACCAGTCTGCAGTAACTGGCATCTGGCCATGAGAAATGATAGTCTCACCAAGATCTCCTTGTCTGCATTCTTCATAtctttctgtgtgctttttaaCTCCTCCTTTGTCTTCTCCAACTCTGAAGTCgtcttctgcagctgcagaacacaACAGAGCGTGGGTTACATTTAGCTGGGTAAGGGGGACTGCAGAGCCCTGTGAGAGCAATGTGCTCTGCACCACATTCTACTTCCCCTGTTTAAGGGCTCAATTTTCCTGTGTCAGTCTGACCAATCTCTCCCGTACCAGTGCAATCCAATCCCTACCCAATTCCACAAGCTGCCTGCAGAGGGATGTCCAGGGCTGCTTGCCCAGCATTTACTCAGCATTCATGCCTGATGGCAACAGTTTTTCCCTGCTCTAACACTTGGTGGCTGCATTCTGAATTCCTGCAGGTCTTTGGACACACCAGAGCACAGGAACCACAAACCACAGGCTGGAGGATGGCTGTgcatcagcagtgctggcacatgGACAAGCCTGATTCAACAGGGAAGCATGCCAGCAGCAGGGGTCAGGAAATGGACTGCTACCACTTCAGACACTTCAGTGTGTCCGGGAGCCTGGGCCAGCTCATGGACTGTGGGTACAGTCAGCTCTCTGTCAGCCAAGCCTGGAGCCCCTTGTGCACTGACTCGCACCCTCCTGACCCACACTGGCCATCACAGCTTGGGTCTGACTCAGCCAGGAGCAACTCCAACATCAGTCCAACTCCAGCATCAGAACCTTGTGTAGGGGTTAACTCCTCTGGGGAGCACAGCAATCTGAAAACCTCCTTCTCCATCTGAGGGGACAACAGCTATGGCTGAGTAACAGAAATATGCCAAATCCACCCACAGCTTCTCACTTTGTTGGCTTAGACATGGGAATGCTCCAGGGAACACCTGTGTCTTGGGATATGAGGCTACACACATGCTTTTCACAGAGATGTGCTACCAGAACAAAGACAGTCCAGTCTGACCTGAGCTAACAGACCCCAGCCAGGCCTGGaacagggcagcacagcagcagaagcacatCAACATCCCCAAACTCCACACCAGCTCAGGCaggctctgtgcagggccaCCTGTGTGTCCTCACTGTGCTTTGGGAAGCTCTCCTGCCTGGGCACAGCATAATGTGGGAGCCCTGGCCCAGTTCAGTTGGCTGAAGGCACAAGGCTGGGTGTTTGGCTGGATTTGCCAAACCAGGACTAAGACCTGTTCAACTGACACTGGCTCCAAACCCCTTCCCACTTCCTATGGTGCTCAgttcagcagcaggaggagctggcagctgagtGCTCAGCAGTGGAGCCAGATGAAGGAATTGCCACTTCCAGAACCCAGTGGGAGCAGTGGAGcacctgtgagctgctgctttccagcacagGCTCCCTGCCTGACTCTGGCTGGCACATGCTGCCCCAGCACTGTCCCCAGAGACTGTCCTCCTGACAACAGCCCACGAGCTGCTTGCTCCCCACATCACATCCTGACCCAGAAACCCCAGCCTGACCCTTCCACATACCTGTACCTATCAGCATGGGAGGGGGTCACTGCAGAGGCCTTGGGCCTTGCTTATGGACAGGGATCTACAGACCAGATGTCACCCTGGCATCTCACACTCTCCCTTTACCTTACTATTGACAGAAAACAGCTCcttcttcagcttctctgtCATCTCACCAGAGATCTTCCGAGCCTCCTTCAAGTTCTCATATTCCCTGCAAAGAGACACAAAGAGTCACACAGTTTGTAAGACAGCTGAGCCAGAGCTTCTCAGAGAAAAGCCAAGACCCTTAAATTGCAGCTCTGGACCTGCAGAGCCACCAGAGAAAACCCAGGAGACACAATGATGAGTGAGTATACCAACACTGTGTCATACATTCCACTACACCATGGGGGACAAAAAACCTGCATGGGGTACCATGCCTGATTCCAGCAGCAAAATGGGAACCAGAGCCAGAGACATTTCAGTTGCCAGTGAAAAAGATAGAAAACAGAGCACAGTCTCCATGCTGGCAGCAAACAGGGGACTTTGCTTTAAGTGACTTTTCAGAGACTTCACACTACTGGCCATGCACATTCACTCCCAATTACACCACAGGGACACTTGCCTCATTACAGCTTTGTACCAAAGCTGCAGTTATTCAGCTGCCAtcaaaacagacacaaaaaaagctgtgttttttccccagcaggaCCAGATGGATATCCAGGTAGGGGAGGGCAGCAGTGCAGGCTTGCTTTGCCAGAGGCCACAGCTGCACAGTGCAGTGCTGTAAAGGGCACAACCCAGAGCTCTGCATCCACTTGCTTTCCCTTGGGCatgagaggaaagcagagggaatAATCATCATCACTTCATAGGTGCACTGACAACTCTGGAGACAGTTCCCATGGTGACACACATGTCACTACAGTGACAAGAGGAACAGTTCAGTGTGACAGGCTCCAAACTAGGTCCCCAGGATCTGTCAGTCAAAACCCAGTGGAAGCCCTAAGAGGCAAtgagagccctgcagagcccttgTGCCTGTTGGTGCTCAGCAGAGGGTTCTCCCTGGGCACCCCAGGACAgcaccagccagctctgccaagcCTGCAGCACCTACTTTTTAAGGGAGACACAGTAGATTGCAAGCTGCTCCACTGCTGCCTGTCCAACTCCCGTCTCTCTGACCATCTCCTCCACTTCTGAGCGCTGGCTCTGAAGCAACAGCTCGATcctgcacaaaaaaacccccacaaacaaaaacataccCTCAGCTCATGAATCATAAACAGACCTGGGAAAGAGACAGAGGCCCTGCTTCCCCCTCAAGGGGCTGGTGCAGCCTGAGCTTTTCCTTCAGGCACTTTGGGTGTCATGGGAGAAGAGCTACAGCTGCCTCACCTCAAGAAGGGCTTTTcactggggaaaagcagcactaCTTGGACTAGAGAAGGGGCAGCTGTACACACATGCCGCACATGGAACTGATGCCCAGCTCTTGGTCCCTAAAGCCCTGTGGCTGACTGTGTTCCTGGGCTGGCATTTTACCCCAGCATTCTCTGATAACAGAAATGGCACATAGCCATGCTCAGTGCACTAGAGATGAGGCCAGAACCCTGCCTTACTGCTCTTTAATGAGAGCAGCTGTCTGCAAACATAGCAGGGGCAAGAGGCACACAAGGGCAGCTAAAGCAGCCATTTTGAACCTTACAGGAAGGTGATCCAGCACACAGAGGTGGGTGTTGCAGCAGGAgaccctcctgccctccccaaaAAGGGCAGAggtgcagcccagcctgcaAGGCCCAGGGAGCACCCCAGATCTCACCGCTCCATGGTTCTCAGCTTGTTTCGCAGTCGACAGGCCTCCTCCTTTGAACTTCTGttgtcctcctgctgctgctccaggaattTCATCTGCTTCTGCAGGGAAACAAGCACACACAGCCCGTTAGTAAAGCTCCAGGGATTGTTGGATCCCAGCTTATGcgcactgcaggcagctgggagcaCACATTGGCTTTAAATGCTATCACCACCTCAGCAGCCCAGGATTATGGAGAGTTGAGCTCCCTCCCACCGtacccccagctctgctccccatgAGCACAGCAGGGTCTCAGTACTAATCACAGGGTGAGTCTGGAGCTGAAGCCATGTCATAACCCATCTCTGCTAGGAGCACTGGAGGGGCTGCACAGAGAACTGGATGCAGTGGTGacaatttgtttttccagaataaaGGAGTCCACAGCAAATAAACCTTGctatttccttcccttccatgCACAGCTGATTGCTTCAGCCTCCCAACCCTCCTTGCCATTAGCTGCTTAGAGCATAGATAGGAATGAGTGGGTCTCTTCTGGGAAACCTCAGCCAAACCCAGCCGGGCACTTCTCTCACCTGCTGCAAGCCTATTGCCTCTCCAGCAGTAACACAGAgcctcagctgagctgggaaagcaCACATCTGCAGTGTGGCAGAGGATGGGGATAGCTGAATTAGCACCATTCTGTTGCATCTGTCTAGGTTTGTGTGTGCCTGGGTGCCTTGCACAGCAGCTTTGAAATGCTCTGGTTTCAGCACAGTGCTGATTCTGGGGAAAGGCCTGGCAAAAGATTATTGCCTTGTAAAGCTTCTTCCCACACAAGTTCAAGGATTTTATCCACTTCCTGCCACAGAAACCAAACAGCTGTGAAACCACTGGGAAGTTGAGGAGGGACAGTGTTGTAGGCTCATATGTCACTCTTGTTTAACTGAAGCCTGTCTTTGGCTTTTCCCTAACCAGAACTCTCAACACTTCAGATTCCCACAGCAGTGTTTGCCCCTGGTCAGAGCAGAGTCCCCAGCTTCAACCAGCCTGAAACTGCAGCAAACTGACAGTGCCAGCAGAAGACAGGACCAGCTTGCAGCCTTAACCTGCATCACAGTAAGTTAGCCTGTATTTTCACTGCAGAAGTTCATTGCTTTAACCTTTAATGATGCAGTTTAAGACAGTGCTCGGCATTCAGCTGAGAAACCCCACATGCCACAGAAAAGATACCTCCAGGTCCCTAATCcttctgccctgcccagctttCATTAAAGGAACTCAAGCATACAGAGAGGGTTTTGCAACAGGAAAGATAAGCACAGAACCTCCTCCATAAGTTTCAAGGCAGGAAACCCAAACACTGAGATGCTGAGTTGAGCATCAAGAAGTACCGGCTTCCACTGTCAGAATAATTTCTGCTGGAGTAGGGGACATCAGAAGTACCCTGCCACTGACCTATCTATAGATAGGTCATACCAGCATCTATAGCATGGCCAA includes the following:
- the TRAIP gene encoding E3 ubiquitin-protein ligase TRAIP isoform X1; protein product: MRVVHGAPAGCTAGLKVCGSALVCYEESHPAVSWGAGGWPLEAMLQDFMDLRYIFLFLLSLFQWFDTAPSRTCPQCRNQVSKRHIISKLFFDVTLEEQAVPDAETLQNELDKVKAQLSLKEKEKRECQAVVDSLRDTLDVRNATIESLQKMLGETEMLCSSLKKQMKFLEQQQEDNRSSKEEACRLRNKLRTMERIELLLQSQRSEVEEMVRETGVGQAAVEQLAIYCVSLKKEYENLKEARKISGEMTEKLKKELFSVNSKLQKTTSELEKTKEELKSTQKDMKNADKEILSLKKKIDILQDTLKVPSVTRETLSRLVFESPTPVDLQHPKLHRPANSNEINLDATYDVDTPEHQPCTAPFGPTKRQKLDKKSPPVVNLAKKVLKETVENGADDLEDDALKGLLPAFIRNSVLSKKPSLSGLLGSHKNMGSVRTGYDGMGGRTKFIEPTNLAEIRPLSVRSKKKVSRPASAASSAFSSSSSQARMDTFLL
- the TRAIP gene encoding E3 ubiquitin-protein ligase TRAIP isoform X2, giving the protein MPIRAHCTICSDFFDNERDVAAVPCGHTFHQACLFQWFDTAPSRTCPQCRNQVSKRHIISKLFFDVTLEEQAVPDAETLQNELDKVKAQLSLKEKEKRECQAVVDSLRDTLDVRNATIESLQKMLGETEMLCSSLKKQMKFLEQQQEDNRSSKEEACRLRNKLRTMERIELLLQSQRSEVEEMVRETGVGQAAVEQLAIYCVSLKKEYENLKEARKISGEMTEKLKKELFSVNSKLQKTTSELEKTKEELKSTQKDMKNADKEILSLKKKIDILQDTLKVPSVTRETLSRLVFESPTPVDLQHPKLHRPANSNEINLDATYDVDTPEHQPCTAPFGPTKRQKLDKKSPPVVNLAKKVLKETVENGADDLEDDALKGLLPAFIRNSVLSKKPSLSGLLGSHKNMGSVRTGYDGMGGRTKFIEPTNLAEIRPLSVRSKKKVSRPASAASSAFSSSSSQARMDTFLL